A stretch of the Nakaseomyces glabratus chromosome L, complete sequence genome encodes the following:
- the RAT1 gene encoding ssRNA exonuclease RAT1 (CAGL0L10120g~Ortholog(s) have 5'-3' exoribonuclease activity, mRNA binding, microtubule binding, recombinase activity) produces MGVPSFFRWLSRKYPKIISPVLEEPQQLVDGVALPIDYAGPNPNGELDNLYLDMNGIVHPCSHPENKPPPETEDDMLLAVFEYTNRVLNMARPRKVLVIAVDGVAPRAKMNQQRSRRFRSARDAEIENEAREEIMRQKEQLGQIIDDSVKNKKTWDSNAITPGTPFMDKLAIALRYWTAFKLATDPGWKNLQVIISDATVPGEGEHKIMNFIRSQRADPEYNPNTTHCIYGLDADLIFLGLATHEPHFKILREDVFAQDNRKRNNVKDTIDMTDEEKDLIRKQDSEKPFLWLHISVLREYLSAELWTPKLPFPFDLERAIDDWVFMCFFCGNDFLPHLPCLDVRENSIDILLDIWKSILPRLKTYMTCDGKLNLESVEMVLKELGNREGDIFKTRHIQEIRKKEANERRKQQKQQNVSTGQDRHPTKFNEQLQMYDTNGSLAKGSWNLTTSDMVRYKKELMLANEGDENSIKIIEEVSERNNSLMKEIQSEMTPEDYKGNNNNFTAAELLKKKLNARKRELEKEKENEEQERASKQPKISETPDESDLTEEIEADVIAEVEDETTPDEKDTDSIITEVPEISNGGITSGVIDTDEAVKLFEPGYHDRYYIEKFHIEPNQIPALSKHMVKCYIEGVSWVLMYYYQGCASWTWYYPYHYAPLAEDFVDFHDLDIKFELGEPFLPYEQLMSVLPAASGHNLPEVFRPLMSSEDSEIIDFYPTEFPIDMNGKKMSWQGIALLPFIDETRLLTATRNQYKFLSEDEKRRNTRNDPVLLISNKNVNYEKFAKRLYKKGHEDNFQLVFHHFKSSLAGIVSTDTEGFKLHAKLPCPIQSGALPELSTNLFLKMQYKLLPLPSANKSLILNGFIPSEPMLTQHDFDSIVYKYGTRGFQRNQRNFGMEMKQNIVPVGPSGTTQYKPRIGGYRSFFYFGQLNQQMHQHNQVYQQNQAPTHDRYRNDRSDRGGRGYGRPDHDRGDYRGDYRGDGYRGGHRGGYRGGSRSRGPSSRGISSRGYSGPSRYNR; encoded by the coding sequence ATGGGTGTTCCATCCTTTTTCAGATGGCTTTCTAGGAAATATCCGAAGATTATATCTCCAGTACTGGAAGAACCTCAGCAACTCGTTGATGGAGTTGCTTTACCGATAGATTATGCTGGTCCAAACCCTAATGGAGAGCTAGATAATCTTTATCTTGATATGAACGGTATTGTACATCCTTGTTCTCATCCTGAGAACAAACCTCCACCAGAGACAGAGGATGATATGCTGCTGGCGGTATTTGAATATACTAACAGAGTTCTAAATATGGCTAGACCCAGGAAAGTACTTGTGATAGCTGTCGATGGTGTTGCTCCAAGAGCCAAAATGAATCAACAGAGATCTAGACGTTTCAGAAGTGCTAGGGATgctgaaattgaaaatgaagctCGTGAAGAAATAATGCGCCAAAAAGAACAGTTGGGACAAATTATTGATGATTCagtaaaaaataagaagacATGGGATTCAAATGCCATTACACCTGGTACACCATTTATGGATAAGTTAGCCATTGCTCTTCGTTATTGGACTGCTTTCAAATTGGCAACTGATCCTGGTTGGAAAAATTTACAGGTTATTATCAGTGATGCAACAGTACCTGGTGAAGGTGAACATAAAATTATGAATTTCATCCGATCTCAAAGAGCCGATCCAGAATATAACCCTAATACAACACATTGTATATACGGTCTTGACGCTGATCTAATTTTTCTGGGATTAGCCACACATGAACCACATTTCAAGATTTTGAGAGAAGATGTTTTTGCACAAGacaatagaaaaagaaataatgtGAAAGATACAATAGATATGACCGACGAAGAAAAAGATCTAATACGGAAACAAGACTCAGAAAAACCATTTTTATGGCTTCATATTAGTGTCCTTAGAGAATATTTGTCTGCTGAACTATGGACACCTAAGCTACCATTCCCTTTTGACCTGGAAAGGGCTATTGATGATTGGGTATTTATGTGTTTTTTCTGTGGTAATGATTTCTTACCACATTTGCCATGCTTGGATGTCAGAGAGAACagtattgatattttacTTGATATTTGGAAATCAATATTGCCTAGACTGAAAACATACATGACTTGTGATGGTAAATTGAATCTTGAATCAGTTGAGATGGTTCTGAAAGAGCTTGGGAATAGAGAAGGTGATATATTTAAGACAAGACatattcaagaaatcagGAAAAAAGAAGCtaatgaaagaagaaaacaacaaaagcAACAAAATGTTTCTACTGGACAAGATAGACATCCAACAAAGTTCAATGAACAATTACAGATGTACGACACTAATGGTAGTCTTGCAAAGGGTAGTTGGAATCTAACCACTAGCGACATGGTTAGATACAAAAAAGAGTTGATGCTTGCTAATGAAGGTGATGAAAACTCaatcaaaatcattgaGGAGGTGAGTGAAAGGAATAACTCCCTAATGAAGGAGATTCAAAGTGAAATGACACCAGAAGATTACAAGggaaataacaataacttCACTGCTGCCGAattgctgaagaagaagttgaatgCTAGAAAACGTGAATTggaaaaagagaaagaaaatgaagagcAAGAACGTGCATCTAAACAGCCTAAAATAAGCGAAACTCCAGATGAGAGTGATCttactgaagaaattgaagcaGATGTCATAGCTGAGGTGGAAGATGAAACCACACCCGATGAGAAGGATACCGACTCTATAATTACTGAGGTTCCCGAAATCTCTAATGGAGGGATTACTTCAGGTGTTATTGACACAGATGAAGCAGTTAAGCTTTTTGAGCCAGGGTACCATGATAGATACTATATTGAGAAATTTCACATTGAGCCTAATCAAATCCCAGCACTAAGCAAACACATGGTAAAATGCTATATAGAAGGTGTGTCATGGGTATTAATGTACTATTATCAAGGATGCGCCTCTTGGACGTGGTACTATCCTTACCATTATGCGCCTCTGGCAGAAGATTTTGTTGACTTCCATGACTTGGACATTAAGTTCGAACTTGGAGAGCCATTTTTGCCATATGAACAACTGATGAGTGTCCTTCCAGCTGCGTCTGGCCACAACCTACCGGAAGTTTTCCGTCCTCTGATGAGTTCCGAGGATTCTGAAATCATTGATTTCTACCCGACCGAGTTCCCCATTGACATGAATGGTAAGAAGATGTCATGGCAGGGTATTGCTCTGTTACCGTTCATTGATGAGACAAGACTATTGACTGCTACTAGAAACCAATACAAGTTCTTGAGTGAGGATGAAAAGAGGCGTAACACCCGTAACGATCCGGTACTACTGATTAGTAATAAGAATGTGAACTACGAGAAGTTCGCCAAAAGGCTTTACAAGAAAGGTCATGAGGACAACTTCCAGCTGGTATTCCATCATTTCAAGAGTAGTTTAGCCGGCATAGTATCAACTGACACGGAGGGTTTCAAGTTACATGCCAAGTTGCCATGCCCTATCCAGTCTGGTGCATTACCTGAGTTATCCACCAATCTATTCCTGAAGATGCAGTACAAGCTATTACCATTGCCCTCTGCTAACAAATCTCTGATCCTGAACGGGTTTATTCCTTCAGAACCCATGCTAACCCAGCATGACTTCGACTCCATTGTCTACAAGTACGGCACCAGAGGGTTCCAGAGGAACCAGAGGAACTTTGGCATGGAGATGAAGCAGAACATAGTACCAGTGGGCCCCAGTGGTACCACGCAGTATAAACCACGTATCGGCGGATACAGGTCGTTCTTCTACTTTGGCCAGCTAAACCAGCAGATGCACCAGCATAACCAGGTCTACCAGCAAAACCAGGCTCCT
- the RSB1 gene encoding phospholipid-translocating ATPase RSB1 (CAGL0L10142g~Putative sphingolipid flippase; gene is upregulated in azole-resistant strain): MMDEVVEKFTFDPLSYYSGMIPKLRFNAALIAIWGLLLICHILQLYWKQYWFSIAFICAAILEVLGYIGRTASHFNVYNIDMFLLQIICLTIAPVFTMGGIYYQLAKLIEIYGHRFSLLPSPMAYSYIFIFSDVVSLAIQAAGGGTSGVAVNEGTSTKKGDRIFEAGIAIQLASMIIFLGLWLHFLYMIYIKVRLEYTGERRFRFSMLKIPQEKLDHLYREKYSDLRINPKRFVFHHFNLALTATVLLVIVRCCYRLAELHQGWRGFLITHEWYFIILDSLMVTLATVIMTIFHPGFAFKGRHLSIPVTHGRVDPETVESTDSHILSESTDSMEKDENEKVAVPEIVPDTDDIEKRPFYKKVPKMSFSIPFRKK; encoded by the coding sequence aTGATGGATGAGGTGGTGGAAAAATTCACGTTTGATCCACTCTCGTATTATTCGGGGATGATCCCCAAGCTGAGGTTCAATGCGGCGCTGATAGCTATATGGGGGTTGCTGCTCATATGCCACATCCTGCAACTGTACTGGAAGCAATACTGGTTCAGCATAGCTTTTATATGTGCTGCCATCTTGGAAGTCCTGGGTTACATTGGGCGTACTGCGTCCCATTTTAACGTTTACAACATAGATATGTTTTTATTACAGATTATATGCCTGACGATCGCCCCGGTGTTCACCATGGGTGGTATATATTACCAATTGGCCAAACTTATAGAGATTTACGGCCATAGGTTCTCGCTCTTGCCATCGCCAATGGCTTATTCCTacattttcatatttagCGATGTGGTGTCCTTGGCAATCCAGGCCGCGGGTGGTGGTACCTCGGGTGTGGCTGTTAATGAAGGTACCTCTACAAAGAAAGGTGACAGGATATTCGAAGCTGGGATTGCCATTCAGCTTGCCTCCATGATTATTTTCTTAGGTCTTTGGTTGCATTTCCTATACATGATCTACATCAAAGTTAGACTTGAATACACTGGCGAACGTAGATTTAGATTTTCCATGCTCAAGATACCACAGGAGAAGTTAGACCATCTATACAGAGAGAAGTATAGTGACCTTAGAATAAATCCAAAAAGATTTGTTTTCCATCATTTTAACTTAGCTCTAACCGCTACTGTTTTACTGGTCATTGTTCGTTGTTGCTACCGTCTCGCTGAATTACACCAAGGCTGGAGAGGATTCTTGATTACTCACGAATGGtacttcatcatcctcGATTCCCTGATGGTGACACTGGCTACCGTGATAATGACTATATTCCATCCGGGATTTGCTTTCAAGGGCAGACATCTGTCTATCCCAGTTACGCATGGTCGTGTGGATCCCGAAACTGTGGAATCAACCGATAGCCACATTCTATCCGAATCCACAGATAGTATGGAAAAAGATGAGAATGAAAAGGTAGCTGTACCAGAGATTGTACCAGACACTGACGACATTGAAAAACGTCCGTTTTATAAGAAAGTACCGAAGATGTCATTTAGCATTCCAttcagaaagaaataa
- the ETT1 gene encoding Ett1p (CAGL0L10164g~Ortholog(s) have role in translational termination and nucleus localization), with protein MAKRPLGLGKQKQNKKTKVESSSGEVSRESTPVASQIEVELADDVDADDELVQLKGLWQTYFDSDRDSEYVLNGIVHECDRLLREADKEGKIKELSDVFHAIYALALSELTIFKAGEEEDEKKKKEEIAQFFDNALERCSLGESDCGKSDLLDLVKAKVIIQRVPLEHMSALTVSSKSGLNLNTLVEDAKKHFKVSTKDLSLVYEVLEMFDDLLDITENFGHEEQIAEGLDSDDEEDLEPIQLDKKHPVYEMQQNLASNYKWLKEQLIALLGQLNKKDHAKLYHLTAKKIGELYLKDAEEPTNVYLSLAYDDDESKQSSKDCKESQASALKLVQNAIDYLDKAQIEDEPETWAQVAEAYIDLGNLHDNESSEQEKAYQTAETLLTKANTATHGKYDDILENLKQ; from the coding sequence ATGGCTAAGAGACCTTTGGGATTAGGTAAGCAGAAGCAAAACAAGAAGACTAAAGTTGAGAGCTCTTCTGGGGAAGTTTCCCGTGAAAGCACTCCAGTTGCCAGTCAGATTGAGGTTGAGCTAGCGGATGACGTTGATGCTGATGACGAGTTGGTGCAGTTGAAGGGTCTGTGGCAGACTTACTTTGACTCTGACAGAGACAGCGAGTATGTCTTGAACGGTATTGTGCATGAGTGTGACCGTTTGTTGCGTGAAGCTGACAAAGAAGGCAAGATCAAGGAGTTGAGCGATGTTTTCCACGCCATCTATGCGCTGGCTTTGTCTGAATTGACTATCTTCAAAGCAGGTGAGGAAGAGGAcgagaagaagaagaaggaagagATTGCTCAGTTCTTCGACAACGCTTTGGAGAGATGCAGCTTGGGTGAGTCCGACTGCGGTAAGTCTGATCTATTGGACCTGGTTAAGGCCAAGGTTATTATTCAAAGAGTTCCATTGGAGCACATGTCTGCCCTCACTGTCAGCAGCAAGAGTGGTCTAAACCTAAACACTCTGGTTGAAGACGCTAAGAAGCACTTCAAAGTCTCCACCAAGGATTTGAGCTTGGTCTATGAAGTTCTAGAGATGTTCGATGATTTGTTGGATATCACTGAAAACTTCGGTCATGAGGAACAAATCGCTGAAGGTTTGGACAGTGACGATGAGGAAGATCTAGAGCCAATCCAATTGGACAAGAAGCACCCAGTCTACGAAATGCAACAGAACCTGGCCTCTAACTACAAGTGGTTGAAGGAACAATTGATTGCCCTGCTAGGCCAATTGAACAAGAAGGACCACGCCAAGTTGTACCACTTGACCGCGAAGAAGATCGGTGAGCTATACTTGAAGGATGCTGAGGAGCCAACAAACGTATATCTGTCCCTAGCCTacgatgacgatgaatCTAAGCAATCATCCAAGGACTGCAAGGAATCTCAAGCCAGCGCTTTGAAGCTAGTTCAGAATGCCATCGACTACTTGGACAAAGCACAAATCGAAGATGAGCCAGAAACTTGGGCCCAGGTTGCCGAAGCATACATCGATCTCGGTAACCTGCATGACAACGAGTCCTCTGAGCAAGAAAAGGCTTACCAAACCGCAGAGACATTATTGACAAAGGCCAATACTGCTACCCACGGTAAGTACGACGACATCCTGGAGAACTTGAAGCAATAA
- the TMC1 gene encoding Tmc1p (CAGL0L10186g~Putative stress-induced protein; gene is upregulated in azole-resistant strain): protein MNTKEEEVRVEEAKKGTPERVESILNGDQEENSSITSGASHGKVTPMLLKQLSSSSFRSSISESSNTSITSLVSTTEAKSPGSSGSSTSTKVGKKSSGLKKKKKKNQCYFDKCTSVASKFVGDCNFCKGHYCSRHRLMENHACEGLTSCKEQMHQRNADKLASEQTHTRKIQI from the coding sequence ATGAACActaaggaagaagaagttagaGTTGAGGAAGCTAAGAAAGGGACGCCTGAGAGAGTGGAAAGTATATTGAACGGCGATCAAGAGGAGAACTCCAGCATAACATCTGGTGCTAGTCATGGCAAGGTCACGCCGATGCTCTTGAAGCAGCTATCGTCGTCTTCATTCAGGTCAAGCATATCTGAATCATCCAACACATCCATAACATCTCTAGTGAGCACAACGGAAGCCAAGAGCCCGGGAAGCTCAGGAAGTTCGACTAGTACCAAAGTAGGCAAGAAATCTAGTGgcttgaagaagaagaagaagaagaaccagTGCTACTTTGACAAATGTACAAGTGTGGCTTCCAAGTTCGTCGGAGACTGCAATTTCTGCAAGGGACATTACTGTTCTAGACATAGGCTCATGGAAAACCATGCCTGTGAGGGTCTAACCTCCTGTAAAGAGCAAATGCATCAGAGAAACGCAGATAAATTGGCCTCTGAACAGACGCATACGAGGAAGATTCaaatctaa
- a CDS encoding uncharacterized protein (CAGL0L10208g~Ortholog(s) have phosphopantothenoylcysteine decarboxylase activity, protein phosphatase inhibitor activity and role in cellular monovalent inorganic cation homeostasis), giving the protein MSEDNGARNSSESMRGKMDADKESVAAASMSPTLSVGAGTTKSIMNVGGKSGAVVSNTPEPGLKRIPTVTFSDSKIVGSNKFGASDERKPGALGGAESALDSKELESQGMVNLPQILHDKLVDRRTPSNGLPDIQVPLPEKEEHPHFLVEDPLHSPKVRSRANSLSPSTPQVDLNGVPLSTAIVNGNDVKPGIKPITSNPLERDGSVSVSKGSEQPLLESVIEEASSTPGMANIPKRENAKNLDMRLPQDDGKIHILFGATGSMAVFKIKPMVKKLVDIYGKDRISIQVVLTKSAEKFLNKKVVKKVKPHPESNEDPLDVVTNIPGGTINECAKLKNGGADAQGSQQSNGSTNSTPDKTAIGNNPFQLEGGPVIQIWRDQDEWDVWKQRSDPVLHIELRRWADILVVAPLTANTLSKIALGLCDNLLTCVIRAWNPNFPIFLAPSMVSSTFNSVMTKKQLAIIKEEMPWITVFKPSEKVMGINGDIGLGGMMDPNEIVDKVVMKLGGYPKEEDEDEDDEDEDEDEDEENETCQEGENKKDEDEDEDEDDDDDEDDDDDEDEDEDEEDENNGGAEETLQPVENSQ; this is encoded by the coding sequence ATGAGCGAAGACAACGGTGCTAGGAACTCGAGTGAGAGTATGAGAGGGAAGATGGATGCGGATAAGGAGTCAGTGGCGGCGGCCTCCATGTCTCCGACGCTTTCTGTCGGTGCGGGTACCACGAAGTCGATCATGAATGTCGGCGGGAAGTCAGGAGCTGTGGTGAGCAATACGCCTGAACCAGGTCTGAAAAGGATACCCACTGTGACGTTTAGTGATTCCAAGATAGTTGGATCGAATAAGTTTGGTGCCAGTGACGAGCGGAAGCCAGGCGCGCTAGGAGGTGCGGAATCTGCTCTGGATAGCAAGGAGCTAGAGAGTCAGGGGATGGTAAATTTGCCACAGATACTACATGACAAATTGGTCGATAGAAGAACACCATCTAATGGGTTGCCTGACATACAAGTGCCTTTACCGGAGAAAGAGGAGCATCCGCATTTTCTGGTCGAGGACCCATTGCACAGTCCAAAGGTTAGGTCCAGGGCTAACAGTTTGAGCCCCAGCACGCCACAAGTTGATCTGAATGGTGTACCTTTGAGCACAGCTATAGTTAACGGGAATGATGTCAAACCAGGAATAAAACCCATTACTTCTAATCCATTGGAGAGGGATGGTTCTGTTTCCGTGAGTAAGGGATCCGAGCAACCTCTCCTAGAATCTGTGATCGAAGAAGCTAGTTCTACTCCAGGTATGGCGAATATTCCCAAGAGAGAAAATGCAAAGAACTTGGACATGAGACTCCCACAGGATGATGGTAAGATACATATTCTATTTGGTGCGACGGGCTCCATGGCTGTCTTCAAGATCAAGCCGATGGTGAAAAAATTGGTAGATATCTACGGTAAGGATAGGATTAGCATTCAAGTAGTGTTAACCAAAAGTGCTGAGAAAttcttgaacaagaaaGTCGTAAAGAAGGTAAAGCCTCACCCTGAGAGTAATGAGGACCCACTCGATGTGGTGACGAATATACCAGGCGGCACGATAAACGAGTGTgcaaaactgaaaaatggCGGCGCTGATGCGCAGGGATCCCAACAGTCGAATGGGTCCACGAACTCGACTCCAGATAAGACAGCGATCGGCAACAATCCTTTCCAGCTGGAAGGTGGTCCAGTGATACAGATATGGCGAGACCAGGATGAATGGGATGTGTGGAAGCAAAGAAGCGACCCTGTGTTGCATATTGAATTGAGAAGATGGGCCGATATTTTGGTGGTTGCGCCTTTGACAGCCAACACGTTGTCAAAGATAGCCTTAGGCCTGTGTGATAATCTGCTGACATGCGTTATAAGGGCTTGGAATCCAAATTTCCCAATATTTTTGGCACCATCCATGGTTAGCAGCACATTCAATTCCGTAATGACAAAAAAGCAGTTGGCTATTATCAAGGAAGAGATGCCATGGATAACAGTGTTTAAGCCATCAGAGAAAGTGATGGGCATAAACGGAGATATAGGTCTTGGTGGCATGATGGATCCAAACGAAATAGTGGATAAGGTTGTAATGAAATTGGGCGGGTACCCAAAGGAAGAGGAcgaagatgaggatgatgaggatgaagatgaggacGAAGACGAAGAGAACGAGACTTGTCAAGAGGGagaaaataagaaagatgaagatgaagatgaggatgaagacgacgatgacgatgaagacgacgatgacgatgaagatgaagatgaagatgaggagGATGAAAACAATGGTGGTGCTGAAGAAACACTACAGCCTGTTGAGAACAGTCAGTAG
- the SGT1 gene encoding co-chaperone SGT1 (CAGL0L10230g~Ortholog(s) have chaperone binding, protein binding, bridging activity and role in cAMP-mediated signaling, cellular response to drug, filamentous growth of a population of unicellular organisms, kinetochore assembly) translates to MPIEKDLKVAYDVLYEEGDPKRALELYNRILKESPKALNALIYKAACYEKLYFGDKQYRTVETLDEAKSCLAEAEDVAMERGDRAKIGLVYFRFFVHHFNLKYYKMAETYLKRAKSYGYADPTLALWEDKLKNKLAKMNSEHGDDTDKKGKSDLDVPTEAVKTINIDDTKPTPPDMKVRTDWYQSTDKLTVSFFTTILPANKDSMDIKIEGLHLSISYPIPDKGSEFQYNIDLAHNVDPQEYSVIVMSKKFEITFKKLENIKWKSLEYEANTNDLHIPPTATTNATGNNRDSLSYPNSSKKKIDWSKIDIDDDETDQNQSTDAFFQQLYADADPDTRRAMMKSFIESNGTTLNTNWEEVKKAPVETSLPEGQELKEW, encoded by the coding sequence ATGCCCATCGAAAAGGATTTGAAAGTAGCCTATGATGTGCTCTATGAGGAGGGTGACCCGAAGAGAGCACTTGAATTGTACAACAGAATTCTTAAGGAGTCTCCAAAGGCACTAAATGCTCTGATCTATAAAGCTGCCTGCTATGAAAAGTTGTACTTTGGTGACAAGCAATACCGTACAGTTGAGACATTGGATGAAGCAAAGAGCTGTTTAGCAGAGGCTGAAGATGTGGCCATGGAGAGAGGCGACAGGGCCAAGATCGGTCTGGTTTACTTCAGGTTCTTTGTACACCACTTCAATTTGAAATACTACAAAATGGCAGAGACATACTTGAAAAGAGCAAAGAGCTATGGGTATGCTGACCCAACACTTGCATTATGGGAAGATAAACTAAAGAATAAATTAGCTAAGATGAACAGCGAACATGGCGATGACACCGACAAAAAGGGCAAATCTGACCTGGATGTACCTACAGAGGCCGTCAAGACAATAAATATCGACGATACTAAACCTACACCTCCTGATATGAAGGTAAGGACTGACTGGTACCAGTCTACCGATAAACTTActgtttctttctttactACTATTTTACCGGCAAATAAAGATAGCATGGATATTAAGATAGAGGGCTTACACTTGTCAATCTCTTACCCAATACCTGATAAAGGATCAGAATTTCAGTACAACATCGATTTGGCCCATAACGTCGATCCTCAAGAATATAGCGTAATAGTTATGagtaaaaaatttgaaataacTTTCAAGAAACTGGAGAATATTAAATGGAAAAGTTTAGAATACGAGGCAAACACTAATGACCTACACATTCCACCAACTGCTACAACGAATGCAACTGGAAACAATAGAGATTCTCTGTCATATCCAAATTCGtctaaaaagaagataGATTGGTCGAAGATAGACatagatgatgatgaaactGATCAGAATCAATCGACAGATGCGTTCTTCCAGCAACTTTATGCCGATGCTGATCCAGATACAAGACGAGCAATGATGAAATCATTTATTGAAAGTAATGGTACCACATTGAATACTAACTGGGAAGAAGTCAAAAAGGCACCGGTAGAGACATCACTACCTGAGGGACAGGAATTGAAGGAGTGGTAA